One Paraburkholderia caffeinilytica DNA segment encodes these proteins:
- a CDS encoding efflux RND transporter permease subunit gives MKISHFCIDRPIFASVISIIIALGGMLAMFALPIAQYPDITPPQITISASYPGASADVVANNVAAPIEQQVNGADNMIYMSSSSSSTGSLTINAYFGIGTNPDLAQVDVQNRVNLALPQLPQSVQSQGVQVQKKSSAFMMVVAIYSPDNRYSSSYVANYANVYVLDALKRIPGANQASIFGTPDYAMRIWLRPDRMAQLGITASDVQTAVANQNQQFAVGRLGQSPTGAPVEQSFAVTTSGRLSDPAEFENIIIRASSNGAAIVRLKDVGRAELGQKDYSIRSRFQGKPATVIAIYQQPGANALDVSNKVRATLAEMKRSFPEGIDYSIAMDTTNFTRASIADVVKTFFEAVVLVVIVVFVFLQSFRATLIPVLAVPVSILGTFMGMAALGFSINMLTMFGMVLAIGIVVDDAIVVIENVERNMSAYKLDPKAAAKKAMDEVSGPVVTIVLVMCAVFVPVAFLGGITGQLYKQFAITIAISVVLSGIVALTLSPALAALLLKPQTKAKHGFFKWFDAAFASVTAAYGRAVTLAIKRFGVALLLFAGMVVLAITMMRSIPGAFLPPEDQGYLLGAILMPDAASLDRTGKVSAKVTDYFSKQGGVDSVTVVDGYSLLDNQTMNNASSFFIGLKGFDERYSWANIRAQNAHTLLLGAYRALSSVKEGFVVPVNPPSIPGLGTTGGTEMWIQSKGDATTEQLAQVVRDFVARAKARPELAGVTSTFNAASQQLRVDVDRDRAATLGVPIDEVYSTMQTMFGSLYVSQFNQASRLWQVILQAEPSYRLKPSDLDQVFVRSATGAMVPLKSVVTYRYVTGPSLMTRFNNFPAVLITANAAPGYSSGQVIATLQELAQSMPAGFGVGWSGEAYEARQSGNTSVLVFAFGLVMVFLILAAQYERWNLPVGVLMAVPFALFGALLAILLRGLNNDVYFQIGLTMLVALAAKNAILIFEFAVLNRQNGASVFDAAVTAARDRLRPIVMTSFAFILGCVPLAIATGASQNSRHSIGTGVIGGMVGATGIAVFFIPVFFFMLESISARRAAKHSSAATPAQRGETTLPGPSPVDHGSAGLAPITKRDN, from the coding sequence ATGAAAATTTCCCATTTCTGTATCGACAGGCCGATCTTCGCGTCGGTCATCTCCATCATCATTGCGTTGGGCGGCATGCTGGCCATGTTTGCCTTGCCGATCGCGCAGTACCCCGATATCACGCCGCCGCAGATCACGATTTCCGCCAGCTACCCAGGCGCCAGCGCCGACGTGGTGGCGAACAACGTTGCCGCGCCCATCGAGCAGCAGGTCAATGGCGCGGACAACATGATCTATATGAGTTCGTCGAGTTCGTCCACGGGCAGCTTGACGATCAACGCGTACTTTGGCATTGGCACCAACCCGGATCTGGCTCAGGTGGACGTGCAGAACCGCGTCAACCTCGCGCTGCCGCAACTGCCGCAGTCGGTGCAGTCGCAAGGCGTGCAGGTGCAAAAGAAGTCGTCGGCCTTCATGATGGTGGTGGCGATCTATTCGCCCGATAACCGCTACAGCTCCAGCTATGTCGCGAACTACGCGAATGTCTATGTGCTCGATGCACTCAAGCGCATTCCGGGTGCGAATCAGGCCAGCATCTTCGGCACGCCGGACTACGCCATGCGCATCTGGCTGCGTCCAGACCGCATGGCGCAACTCGGCATCACGGCGAGCGACGTTCAGACCGCGGTCGCCAACCAGAATCAGCAGTTCGCGGTGGGCCGTCTCGGCCAGTCGCCGACCGGTGCGCCGGTTGAACAGTCGTTCGCCGTGACGACGAGCGGGCGTCTCTCCGATCCCGCCGAATTCGAGAACATCATCATTCGCGCATCGAGCAACGGTGCCGCGATCGTGCGTCTGAAAGACGTAGGGCGCGCCGAACTCGGCCAGAAAGATTATTCGATACGCAGCAGATTCCAGGGCAAGCCGGCCACCGTCATCGCCATTTACCAGCAGCCGGGCGCCAACGCGCTGGACGTGTCGAACAAGGTGCGCGCCACGCTGGCGGAAATGAAGCGATCGTTTCCTGAGGGAATCGACTACAGCATCGCCATGGACACCACCAATTTCACGCGCGCCTCCATTGCGGACGTGGTGAAGACCTTCTTCGAAGCCGTAGTGCTGGTGGTGATCGTCGTGTTCGTGTTCCTGCAGAGCTTCCGCGCGACGTTGATTCCGGTGCTGGCCGTCCCCGTTTCGATTCTCGGCACGTTCATGGGCATGGCCGCGCTAGGTTTCTCGATCAACATGCTGACCATGTTCGGCATGGTGCTGGCAATCGGCATTGTCGTGGACGACGCGATCGTGGTGATCGAGAACGTGGAACGCAATATGAGCGCGTACAAACTCGATCCGAAGGCCGCCGCCAAAAAGGCAATGGACGAAGTGTCGGGGCCGGTGGTCACGATCGTCCTCGTGATGTGTGCGGTGTTCGTCCCCGTGGCGTTTCTGGGCGGCATTACGGGGCAGTTGTACAAGCAGTTCGCCATCACGATTGCCATTTCGGTGGTGCTCTCCGGCATCGTGGCCCTGACGTTGTCGCCGGCGCTGGCCGCGCTGTTGCTCAAGCCGCAGACGAAGGCAAAGCACGGCTTCTTCAAATGGTTCGACGCCGCCTTCGCCAGCGTCACGGCGGCTTACGGTCGCGCCGTGACGCTGGCGATCAAACGGTTCGGTGTGGCGCTGTTGCTGTTCGCCGGCATGGTCGTGCTGGCGATCACGATGATGCGTTCGATCCCAGGCGCGTTCCTGCCGCCCGAAGATCAGGGCTACCTGCTCGGCGCGATCCTCATGCCCGATGCGGCCAGTCTCGACCGCACGGGAAAGGTGTCGGCCAAAGTGACGGACTACTTTTCGAAGCAAGGCGGGGTGGATAGCGTGACGGTGGTGGACGGCTACAGTCTGCTCGACAACCAGACCATGAACAACGCTTCGTCGTTTTTCATCGGATTGAAGGGATTCGACGAACGCTATTCATGGGCCAACATACGCGCGCAGAATGCTCACACGCTGCTGCTGGGCGCTTATCGCGCGTTGTCGAGCGTGAAAGAAGGGTTTGTCGTGCCTGTGAACCCACCGTCCATTCCGGGGCTCGGTACGACCGGCGGCACCGAGATGTGGATTCAGAGCAAGGGCGACGCGACCACTGAACAACTTGCTCAAGTGGTGCGCGACTTCGTTGCCAGGGCGAAGGCGCGGCCGGAACTGGCCGGCGTCACCTCGACCTTCAATGCGGCTTCACAGCAGTTGCGCGTCGACGTGGATCGCGACAGGGCCGCGACGCTCGGCGTGCCGATCGACGAGGTCTACAGCACGATGCAGACCATGTTCGGTTCGCTGTATGTCTCGCAGTTCAATCAGGCGAGCCGTCTCTGGCAAGTGATCCTGCAGGCCGAGCCGTCGTACCGGTTGAAGCCTTCGGATCTCGATCAGGTGTTCGTGCGCAGCGCCACTGGCGCCATGGTGCCGCTCAAATCCGTGGTGACGTACCGGTACGTCACCGGCCCGTCGCTGATGACGCGCTTCAATAATTTTCCTGCCGTTCTGATTACGGCCAACGCCGCGCCGGGCTACAGCTCGGGGCAGGTGATCGCCACCTTGCAGGAACTCGCGCAATCGATGCCGGCCGGTTTCGGCGTCGGCTGGAGCGGTGAAGCATACGAAGCGCGTCAATCGGGCAACACGTCGGTGCTGGTCTTCGCCTTCGGTCTCGTCATGGTGTTCCTGATTCTCGCCGCGCAGTACGAGCGCTGGAATCTTCCGGTCGGTGTGCTCATGGCCGTGCCGTTCGCGCTGTTCGGCGCGTTGCTGGCGATCCTGTTGCGAGGCCTGAACAACGATGTCTATTTCCAGATCGGTCTCACCATGCTGGTCGCGCTCGCCGCGAAGAATGCGATCCTGATTTTCGAGTTCGCCGTGCTCAATCGCCAGAACGGCGCGTCGGTATTCGATGCCGCGGTGACCGCCGCGCGGGACCGGCTGCGTCCGATCGTGATGACATCGTTCGCCTTCATTCTCGGCTGCGTCCCGCTCGCGATCGCGACGGGCGCGTCGCAGAACAGCCGGCATTCCATCGGCACCGGCGTGATCGGTGGCATGGTGGGCGCGACGGGCATCGCCGTGTTCTTTATTCCGGTGTTCTTCTTCATGCTCGAATCGATCAGCGCGCGGCGCGCGGCCAAACACTCATCCGCGGCAACGCCGGCGCAGCGAGGTGAAACAACATTGCCGGGTCCGTCGCCGGTGGATCATGGTTCGGCCGGTTTGGCGCCGATCACGAAGCGGGATAATTGA
- a CDS encoding efflux transporter outer membrane subunit translates to MRPVVSSLIRVSALGLSLCLSGCMLGPDYVRPSIETSATFRFSEGAQSQIADTAWWEQFGDPVLNELISTALAQNKDLQIAAARVDEFRGQFVSTRSQLFPQVSAGFNAGRQRVSPLAQASLPPGVGTAYDSFNATLPISWELDVFGRVRRQTEAARASLFASEEGRRATILTLVSSVATSYINLRNLDQQLEIANATVASRAGSVKVFELRFRAGEISQVELAQSQSEYEASLAEVPAIEAQIGQQEDALSVLLGRNPGPVLRGRTLETLQAPNVPAALPSELLERRPDVLQAEQNLIAANALIGAARALYFPQISLTGLFGSTSTQLAKLFSGPANTWSFAGALTAPIFTAGNIAGQVNQAQAQQQEALFSYQKTIQSAFQEVSDALIGVQKSRERLAAQQRQVDALIAYSKLARARYEGGYTSYMEVLDAERSLFNAQLGYTQTRSNEYISLVTLYKAMGGGWGVDTPAGSRPGGDVAQAFEGAASQ, encoded by the coding sequence ATGCGTCCAGTCGTCTCCAGTCTCATCCGCGTGTCGGCACTCGGACTCTCTCTGTGTCTGAGTGGGTGCATGCTCGGCCCCGACTACGTGCGGCCGTCAATCGAAACGTCGGCCACGTTCCGGTTTTCGGAGGGTGCTCAGTCGCAGATCGCCGATACGGCGTGGTGGGAGCAGTTCGGTGATCCTGTGCTTAACGAACTGATTTCAACGGCGCTCGCGCAGAACAAGGACTTGCAAATCGCGGCCGCCCGGGTCGATGAATTCCGCGGCCAATTCGTCAGTACGCGTTCGCAGCTGTTTCCGCAGGTGAGCGCGGGCTTCAATGCCGGGCGCCAGCGTGTCTCGCCACTCGCACAGGCGTCGCTGCCGCCGGGTGTCGGCACGGCCTACGACTCATTCAATGCCACCTTGCCCATCTCGTGGGAACTCGACGTGTTCGGCCGAGTGCGGCGGCAGACCGAGGCGGCGCGCGCTAGTCTGTTCGCCAGTGAAGAAGGCCGGCGCGCGACCATTCTCACGCTCGTGTCGTCCGTGGCGACCTCGTATATCAATCTGCGAAATCTCGATCAGCAACTGGAGATCGCGAATGCCACCGTGGCGAGCCGCGCCGGGTCGGTCAAAGTATTCGAGCTGCGTTTCAGGGCCGGGGAAATCTCGCAGGTCGAGCTGGCGCAGAGTCAGTCGGAATACGAGGCCTCGCTCGCCGAAGTGCCAGCCATTGAGGCGCAGATCGGGCAACAGGAAGATGCGCTCTCCGTGCTGCTCGGCCGCAATCCGGGCCCCGTTCTTCGTGGCCGTACGCTCGAAACGCTTCAGGCTCCGAACGTGCCGGCGGCGTTGCCTTCGGAATTGCTTGAGCGCCGCCCCGACGTGCTGCAGGCGGAACAGAATCTGATTGCCGCCAACGCGCTGATCGGCGCGGCGCGCGCGCTATATTTTCCCCAGATTTCGTTGACGGGGCTGTTTGGCTCGACGAGCACCCAGCTAGCCAAACTTTTCAGCGGACCGGCGAATACGTGGTCGTTCGCCGGTGCGCTCACGGCGCCGATCTTTACCGCCGGCAATATTGCCGGTCAGGTCAATCAGGCGCAGGCGCAACAACAGGAAGCGCTGTTTTCTTACCAGAAGACGATCCAGTCCGCGTTCCAGGAGGTGAGCGACGCACTGATCGGCGTGCAGAAGTCGCGCGAACGATTAGCCGCACAGCAGCGCCAGGTGGATGCGTTGATCGCGTACTCGAAGCTCGCCCGGGCGCGCTACGAAGGCGGTTATACCAGCTATATGGAAGTGCTCGACGCCGAGCGCAGCCTTTTCAACGCGCAACTGGGCTATACGCAAACCCGCAGTAACGAATACATATCGCTCGTGACGCTTTATAAGGCGATGGGCGGCGGATGGGGCGTCGACACGCCGGCTGGATCGCGTCCGGGCGGAGATGTCGCTCAAGCGTTTGAGGGCGCAGCGTCTCAATGA
- a CDS encoding carbohydrate-binding family V/XII, whose amino-acid sequence MFKLTRSLTVLLTTTCLAWSVSHDVSAANAATPAASLIWPRNFDAGKQQIEMYQPQIEQWDGNRIAGRAAVAVGPTDGAPTYGVAHFSATADIDKRSGLVQLTHIEIASVEVPTNPDLAGTIRTALLARLPAAGLTASLDELQTSYAVSAQHAATHAVAVKNDAPRIVFSTTPTVLVMVDGAPVWRPVGGTHYERVLNSRALLLRDEKGVRYLNAAGYWYVAESPDAGWVVQTAPPQSVLAAARQAEASAKADPLLPASGKRAPHAPVVLIATEPTELIVTDGPEKLTPIAGVSLLSVSNTDHAVFVDPATNQYYVLISGRWFRAASAGGPWQYVAGSTLPADFAKISPHDPKANVLVSVPGTPQAREAAIAATIAQTASVSRATATLSVKYDGAPHFAPIAGTALSYAINTATPVIEVDPGHYYAVTNGVWFQAPTPAGAWQVATEVPSTIYAIPASSPLHYVVYVRIYSVTADTVVVGYTPGYMGVVVNADGTVVYGTGYAYSPYVGADYYGYPATYGYGAGFALSAAEGFAFGFAAGAIWGAAAPYWGPYWGGGGWGNVNVNQANFYGRWGQGTVTHASGWNAWTGTQWRGAAGAGYNPATGAHFQGGAGAAFNPYSGNYAAGRQGSFANASTGRAGAARGGIAGNQYNGNFAGGRQTAGYNAQTGRAGAAEFGVAGNTHTGQYAAGSKGFVTNRSRGNAVAWNNGDVYAGHDGNVYQHTAGGGWQQHTAGGWQSVQPKADVGGDLEQQRGARDVSEQRFDHTSSQWGDARGTQGAGRVGGGGGFGGGGGGGFHGGGFRR is encoded by the coding sequence ATGTTCAAATTAACGCGAAGTCTGACCGTACTGCTCACCACCACCTGCCTCGCCTGGAGCGTGTCGCATGACGTGTCTGCGGCGAATGCCGCTACACCCGCTGCGTCGCTGATCTGGCCGCGCAATTTCGATGCCGGCAAGCAGCAAATTGAAATGTATCAGCCGCAAATCGAACAATGGGACGGCAACCGGATTGCGGGACGGGCCGCGGTTGCCGTCGGCCCCACCGATGGCGCGCCAACCTATGGCGTAGCGCATTTCTCGGCAACGGCCGATATCGACAAGCGCTCGGGTCTCGTGCAACTGACTCACATCGAGATTGCGAGCGTGGAAGTTCCCACCAACCCGGACCTCGCCGGCACGATAAGAACAGCCTTGCTGGCCCGCTTGCCCGCAGCGGGGTTGACTGCCTCGCTCGACGAACTGCAAACCAGTTATGCCGTATCGGCGCAACACGCTGCCACACATGCAGTCGCCGTGAAGAACGATGCCCCGCGAATCGTCTTTTCCACCACGCCGACCGTGCTCGTCATGGTGGACGGCGCGCCGGTGTGGCGGCCGGTCGGTGGCACGCACTATGAGCGCGTATTGAACAGCCGTGCGCTGCTGCTGCGGGACGAGAAGGGTGTCAGGTATCTGAATGCCGCGGGTTACTGGTATGTCGCCGAGTCTCCGGATGCGGGCTGGGTCGTGCAAACGGCGCCGCCGCAGTCCGTGCTCGCCGCCGCGCGGCAGGCTGAGGCGAGCGCGAAGGCCGATCCGCTGCTGCCCGCGAGCGGCAAGCGCGCGCCCCATGCGCCCGTCGTGCTGATCGCCACGGAGCCGACCGAGCTGATCGTTACGGATGGCCCGGAGAAACTCACGCCGATCGCGGGCGTGAGCCTGTTGTCGGTCTCCAATACCGACCACGCCGTGTTCGTGGACCCCGCGACGAATCAATACTATGTGCTGATTTCCGGCCGATGGTTTCGCGCGGCGTCGGCGGGCGGACCGTGGCAATACGTCGCCGGCAGCACACTGCCTGCCGATTTCGCGAAGATATCGCCGCACGATCCGAAGGCCAACGTGCTGGTCTCCGTGCCCGGCACGCCGCAAGCCAGGGAGGCCGCGATCGCGGCGACCATCGCGCAGACGGCTTCTGTCTCGCGCGCGACGGCTACGCTGAGCGTCAAGTATGACGGTGCGCCGCATTTCGCACCGATCGCCGGCACCGCGTTGAGTTATGCGATCAATACCGCTACACCGGTGATCGAGGTGGATCCCGGTCATTACTATGCGGTGACGAACGGTGTCTGGTTCCAGGCGCCCACGCCGGCTGGCGCATGGCAAGTGGCGACCGAGGTCCCCAGCACCATTTACGCGATCCCGGCCAGCTCGCCTTTGCACTATGTGGTCTACGTGCGGATCTATTCCGTCACGGCCGATACCGTCGTCGTGGGTTATACGCCGGGTTATATGGGCGTCGTGGTCAATGCGGACGGCACGGTCGTCTACGGTACGGGCTATGCTTACTCCCCCTATGTCGGCGCCGATTACTACGGCTATCCGGCTACTTACGGCTATGGTGCGGGCTTCGCACTGAGCGCCGCCGAGGGGTTCGCGTTCGGCTTCGCGGCCGGCGCAATCTGGGGTGCCGCCGCCCCTTACTGGGGACCGTACTGGGGAGGCGGGGGCTGGGGCAACGTGAACGTCAATCAGGCGAACTTCTATGGGCGCTGGGGGCAGGGCACGGTCACGCACGCGTCGGGTTGGAACGCGTGGACGGGCACCCAATGGCGCGGCGCCGCGGGGGCGGGCTACAACCCTGCAACCGGCGCGCACTTTCAGGGCGGCGCTGGCGCCGCATTCAATCCTTACTCAGGAAACTACGCAGCGGGCCGCCAGGGTTCGTTTGCGAATGCATCGACCGGGCGCGCGGGCGCGGCGCGTGGCGGCATCGCCGGTAATCAGTACAACGGAAATTTCGCGGGCGGCCGCCAGACAGCGGGATACAACGCACAGACGGGACGAGCCGGTGCTGCCGAGTTCGGCGTTGCGGGCAATACGCACACTGGGCAGTACGCCGCGGGCAGCAAGGGTTTCGTGACCAATCGGTCGAGGGGCAACGCCGTCGCCTGGAACAACGGCGACGTGTACGCCGGTCACGACGGCAACGTCTATCAACACACGGCGGGCGGCGGGTGGCAGCAGCACACCGCCGGCGGCTGGCAATCGGTCCAGCCCAAAGCGGACGTCGGAGGCGATCTGGAGCAGCAGCGTGGGGCGCGCGACGTCAGCGAGCAACGCTTCGATCACACGTCGAGTCAGTGGGGCGACGCGCGAGGCACGCAGGGAGCCGGACGTGTTGGAGGCGGTGGTGGTTTCGGGGGCGGTGGCGGCGGTGGCTTCCATGGCGGAGGTTTTCGCCGCTGA